One window from the genome of Candidatus Zixiibacteriota bacterium encodes:
- a CDS encoding polysaccharide pyruvyl transferase family protein — MKRQLVAILGYFGFANTGDEAILHCMLGELRKLQQERPHLDLAVFSGDVKTTARIHAATAIPSVLPTTWFDFFYRFVRGDRAGYRKALKTFRNMDTLIVGGGGLFFDHADSNVWFRKTLLKIDWAKRLGKQVVVFGVGVGPLHLAESRELLRKTLSSVDLITVRDEESARLLNEIGVDGPPVHTTGDFVFLLEPAPKDRIDQILAAEKLHLSERPRIGICLQGDYVKRPVMKESMVRFCEYALGTLGADLWFIPMQTGGGFDDRPGAREIASELSGRDRISLIEGQYTPWETMGLMAHCHAILGVRLHGVILAMNNHTPVFGISYMPKVERVYKELGRPDWQIGIDDLTPETLIEGFGRLWNDRQQVAAELARAHRDLRQRALANFALLAEKLDVRHRR; from the coding sequence GTGAAACGCCAGTTGGTCGCGATCCTCGGCTACTTTGGCTTCGCCAACACCGGTGATGAAGCCATTCTGCACTGCATGCTGGGAGAGCTTCGCAAGCTCCAGCAAGAACGTCCGCACCTCGATCTGGCGGTATTTTCCGGAGATGTGAAAACGACCGCCCGGATTCACGCTGCCACGGCGATTCCCAGTGTCCTGCCCACCACCTGGTTTGATTTTTTCTACCGCTTCGTGCGCGGTGACCGCGCCGGATACCGTAAGGCTCTGAAAACCTTCCGCAATATGGACACGCTCATAGTCGGCGGCGGCGGACTTTTTTTTGACCATGCCGATTCCAACGTCTGGTTCCGTAAGACCCTCCTTAAGATCGACTGGGCCAAACGGCTCGGCAAGCAGGTAGTAGTCTTCGGCGTCGGCGTTGGACCTTTGCACCTCGCCGAGTCCCGTGAGCTCCTTCGCAAGACCTTATCATCGGTCGATCTGATCACGGTCAGGGACGAAGAGTCCGCCCGGCTTCTGAACGAAATTGGTGTCGACGGACCACCGGTTCACACGACCGGCGATTTCGTATTCCTTCTCGAACCGGCGCCGAAAGACCGAATCGATCAGATACTTGCCGCAGAGAAACTGCATCTCTCGGAACGACCGCGGATCGGCATCTGCCTTCAGGGTGACTATGTTAAGAGACCGGTGATGAAAGAGAGCATGGTGCGGTTCTGCGAATACGCCCTGGGCACGCTGGGTGCGGATCTATGGTTCATACCTATGCAGACAGGTGGCGGCTTCGACGACCGGCCCGGTGCCCGGGAAATAGCAAGCGAGCTGTCGGGCCGCGACCGGATATCCCTGATCGAGGGACAGTACACCCCCTGGGAGACAATGGGACTTATGGCCCATTGCCATGCTATCTTGGGAGTCAGATTGCATGGTGTTATTCTGGCGATGAACAACCACACGCCGGTATTCGGGATCTCCTATATGCCCAAAGTGGAACGCGTCTACAAGGAATTGGGACGGCCGGATTGGCAGATCGGGATCGACGATCTGACGCCGGAGACGCTGATCGAGGGTTTCGGCAGACTCTGGAATGACCGGCAGCAGGTGGCCGCAGAGCTTGCTCGCGCCCATCGGGACCTTCGCCAACGGGCGCTTGCCAATTTTGCGCTGCTGGCAGAAAAACTTGACGTGCGGCATCGCCGGTAA
- a CDS encoding oligosaccharide flippase family protein yields the protein MFHVVKNLAKHSAIYGVGDLLSKSIAFVMIPIYTHYLSTAQYGTLELLELTSYIVGTLLAMGISQSVVRYYYEYQEEEKRNQVVSVALITIWCVAGIAYIPLFFLSDGISSLVFKTPDNGRLFNLVFLTLLIGLANEIPMTLLRIKQKSVSYVAISLIRLILNLSLNVLFIVYLKMGVWGILVSSLISATAIGIYLLISTLRGIRLTYSREIARALLTYSVPLVGSWVGMYVLNFGDRFFLQRLASLSDVGIYSLAYKFGMMPNFLVLAPFLQIWGPKRFELVKEPDARSIYALVFTYFWFIQLFLSLGVSVMIKDVIAIVADVEFQSAFQYVPPILVSYMFYGAYSYAQFGILLQKRTKYLASFGLMAAAVNLAANFILIPWLGIWGAALATLLSFFFLFITVFVAGQRLYHIPYQTGRLVTMTLVAVALYAIAWFVRPPGVWLSLGIKFLIALTFPFFLYLCRFYSHEEIQKLKSLRNRVTEKVKGGIGVVWTSATRGDDGGLP from the coding sequence ATGTTCCACGTCGTCAAGAATCTCGCCAAACACTCCGCCATCTATGGCGTCGGGGACCTGCTGTCCAAATCCATCGCCTTCGTCATGATCCCCATTTACACGCACTACCTTTCGACCGCGCAGTACGGCACGCTCGAACTCTTGGAGCTGACCTCCTATATCGTCGGCACGCTGCTGGCGATGGGGATCTCGCAGTCGGTGGTGCGCTACTACTACGAATACCAGGAGGAGGAAAAGCGCAATCAGGTGGTGTCGGTGGCGCTGATCACGATCTGGTGCGTCGCCGGGATCGCCTACATACCGCTTTTCTTCCTTTCGGACGGTATATCCAGTCTCGTGTTCAAGACACCGGACAATGGCCGCCTGTTCAACCTGGTGTTTCTCACGTTGCTCATCGGGCTGGCCAACGAGATCCCGATGACACTGCTTCGGATCAAGCAGAAGTCGGTCTCGTATGTGGCCATCTCCCTCATCCGACTCATTCTGAATCTGTCGCTTAATGTCCTGTTCATCGTTTATCTGAAGATGGGCGTATGGGGGATTCTCGTCAGCAGTCTTATTTCGGCCACGGCGATAGGTATCTATCTACTGATCTCCACACTCCGCGGAATCCGGCTCACGTATTCACGCGAGATCGCCCGCGCTCTTCTCACGTACAGCGTGCCGCTGGTGGGGAGCTGGGTTGGGATGTACGTGCTCAATTTTGGCGATCGTTTCTTTCTCCAGCGATTGGCTTCGCTGTCGGACGTGGGGATCTACTCGCTGGCGTACAAATTCGGCATGATGCCAAACTTTCTGGTGCTGGCGCCGTTCCTCCAGATCTGGGGCCCCAAGCGATTCGAGTTGGTGAAAGAACCGGACGCCAGGAGCATCTACGCGCTGGTGTTCACCTATTTCTGGTTCATCCAGTTGTTTCTCTCGCTGGGCGTGTCTGTCATGATCAAGGATGTGATAGCGATAGTCGCCGATGTCGAGTTCCAGAGCGCGTTTCAGTACGTTCCGCCCATCTTAGTATCATACATGTTCTATGGCGCCTATTCCTACGCACAGTTTGGCATCCTGCTGCAAAAACGCACCAAGTATCTGGCTTCGTTCGGGCTGATGGCGGCGGCGGTGAACCTGGCCGCCAATTTCATTCTCATCCCATGGCTCGGTATTTGGGGCGCCGCTCTGGCTACGTTGCTTTCGTTTTTCTTTCTTTTCATCACGGTGTTCGTCGCGGGCCAGAGGCTGTATCACATCCCGTACCAGACCGGGCGTCTGGTCACCATGACCCTCGTGGCCGTAGCCTTGTACGCTATTGCCTGGTTTGTTCGCCCTCCCGGTGTCTGGCTCTCGCTGGGAATCAAGTTTCTCATCGCTCTCACGTTTCCGTTCTTCCTGTATTTGTGTCGGTTCTATTCACACGAAGAGATTCAGAAACTCAAATCGCTGCGTAATCGTGTCACCGAGAAGGTCAAAGGCGGCATAGGTGTCGTGTGGACAAGTGCAACACGCGGTGACGACGGTGGCCTGCCGTGA
- a CDS encoding glycosyltransferase family 4 protein yields the protein MNILLVTPRVLYPVLSGAELRMYNLFMAVRQRHTIHWLGHARQEMIAPAIEHLSSRFASVELFATDSRPMQQRSRSTMDRFMEIWRAPIDYFDYFNCDGYWDDVQRAILRRIDESTIDVVYMFGWGMKRYMDPVTKIPVVFDIVDNPVVATARRIRETKRLVEKARVVKEWMMMRRMVTRELAKSRDIIMVSYQDAEALRPLCPQTSVTVVPNGVDSEFYRPGASRNTERPVLIFTGVMSYGPNVSAALYFTRSVYPLIRKEIPDISLLIVGRYPSKEVAALHSAELGITVTGGVDDIREYFDRAMIYVCPIRSGAGIKNKILEAWAMQKPVVATSMACEGIQVSPGEDVMVADDAAEFARQVVHLVRDRELRERLAANGRRKVERQYSWDAGAHMVEEVMSRRVAEYRAGKLAPAADPSSARH from the coding sequence ATGAATATACTGCTGGTCACACCACGGGTACTCTATCCGGTCCTCAGCGGCGCGGAGCTCCGGATGTACAATCTGTTTATGGCGGTTCGGCAGCGCCATACCATTCACTGGCTCGGCCATGCCCGCCAGGAAATGATCGCCCCGGCGATAGAACATCTGTCCAGCCGATTTGCCTCGGTGGAATTATTTGCGACCGATTCCCGTCCGATGCAGCAGCGTTCGCGCTCAACGATGGATCGGTTCATGGAGATCTGGCGTGCCCCCATCGACTACTTTGATTATTTCAACTGCGACGGTTACTGGGACGATGTCCAGCGGGCGATCCTTCGCCGTATCGATGAAAGCACAATCGATGTGGTCTACATGTTCGGCTGGGGGATGAAACGGTATATGGACCCGGTGACCAAAATACCGGTGGTGTTCGATATCGTCGATAACCCGGTGGTGGCCACGGCCAGACGTATCCGCGAGACCAAAAGGCTGGTTGAAAAAGCGCGAGTGGTCAAAGAGTGGATGATGATGCGTCGCATGGTCACAAGGGAACTGGCCAAATCCCGCGACATTATCATGGTGTCGTACCAGGATGCCGAGGCGCTGCGGCCCCTCTGTCCGCAGACAAGCGTCACGGTCGTACCAAATGGTGTCGACAGTGAGTTCTACCGGCCGGGCGCATCGCGCAACACGGAACGGCCGGTGCTGATCTTTACCGGCGTGATGAGCTACGGACCGAACGTATCGGCGGCACTGTATTTCACCAGATCAGTTTATCCGCTCATTCGCAAAGAGATCCCGGACATTTCACTTCTGATCGTCGGGCGGTATCCGTCGAAAGAAGTTGCAGCGCTGCACAGCGCCGAGTTGGGGATCACCGTCACGGGTGGCGTGGACGACATTCGCGAGTATTTCGACAGAGCGATGATCTACGTCTGCCCGATCCGCTCGGGCGCCGGAATTAAGAACAAGATTCTCGAGGCTTGGGCCATGCAGAAACCGGTGGTGGCCACCAGTATGGCCTGCGAGGGAATCCAGGTGAGCCCGGGCGAAGATGTCATGGTGGCTGATGACGCGGCTGAGTTTGCCCGGCAGGTGGTGCATCTGGTGCGTGACAGAGAGCTACGGGAGCGACTGGCGGCCAACGGTCGGCGCAAAGTTGAACGCCAGTACAGTTGGGATGCCGGCGCGCATATGGTAGAAGAGGTGATGTCACGCCGCGTCGCCGAATATCGCGCCGGAAAACTCGCCCCGGCGGCGGATCCGTCATCCGCACGGCATTGA
- a CDS encoding polysaccharide deacetylase family protein, with protein sequence MRTFLKTILSGIGYYRLRYHVVTSLNKRLLILMYHDLSPAPGPGKPALPLSGELSSAHFEAHIRVLAETIRTMTVQQAVEEMREKGGLAQNTVAITFDDGYKSVHSLAFPILRKYGVGATVFLLTDWINGRMTLWWEDLADLVRAADLTRVEPKQLGQLLGSDNLRLPEKLGNDNLSRSRVQDRVSGALMVLEDGRKQQLLSDIGRALNADAGSPKPDKSPLTWDQIREMSNDGFEFAAHTRSHPNMSFISHEAAEAELIEGKAEIERQVGKPVTGFAYPYGYDVAGYARFSPLLKRLGYSYACTSWWGNVRADSEPYLLNRNTLPAVTTKPLIRRELFLDLAE encoded by the coding sequence GTGAGAACATTCCTTAAGACCATACTGTCCGGCATCGGGTATTACCGCTTGCGTTATCACGTGGTGACCAGCCTGAACAAACGGCTGCTCATCTTGATGTATCACGACTTGTCTCCGGCACCGGGACCGGGCAAGCCGGCATTGCCCCTGAGCGGCGAGTTGAGCAGTGCCCATTTCGAGGCCCATATACGCGTGCTGGCCGAGACCATCCGTACCATGACCGTCCAGCAGGCAGTCGAAGAAATGCGGGAGAAGGGGGGGCTTGCTCAGAACACCGTCGCGATAACCTTCGATGACGGCTACAAGTCGGTTCATTCACTCGCCTTCCCAATACTCAGAAAGTATGGTGTGGGGGCCACCGTCTTTTTGCTGACCGACTGGATCAACGGTCGCATGACACTGTGGTGGGAGGATCTGGCCGATCTGGTCCGTGCAGCCGATCTAACCAGGGTGGAACCAAAGCAACTCGGACAGTTGTTGGGATCTGATAATCTACGCCTGCCGGAAAAGCTGGGGAACGACAACCTCTCGCGGAGCCGGGTGCAGGACCGGGTATCCGGAGCCCTGATGGTGCTCGAAGATGGCCGCAAGCAGCAACTGTTATCCGATATCGGCAGGGCGCTGAATGCCGATGCCGGCTCGCCGAAACCGGACAAGTCTCCGCTGACCTGGGACCAAATACGCGAGATGTCGAACGACGGCTTCGAGTTTGCGGCGCACACCCGGTCACATCCAAACATGAGTTTCATCAGTCACGAAGCGGCGGAGGCGGAACTGATCGAGGGAAAGGCAGAGATCGAACGTCAGGTCGGCAAGCCGGTGACCGGGTTTGCGTACCCGTATGGCTACGACGTGGCGGGGTATGCGCGGTTTTCGCCTTTGCTCAAGCGGTTGGGGTATAGTTACGCCTGCACCAGTTGGTGGGGCAACGTGCGCGCCGATTCCGAGCCATATCTGCTGAACCGCAACACGCTTCCCGCGGTGACCACCAAACCGCTTATCCGCCGCGAGCTCTTTCTGGATCTGGCGGAATAG
- a CDS encoding GNAT family N-acetyltransferase, producing the protein MSIQYRRLDFHAEGPQGLFDLYAATYGSSQPLERRWQWQYISHPRSSEVVVLVAEADGKLVGTLSHFPSDVLIGGARYPGFFASDSMVHPEYRRRGIMDTLLKTCADTLPLMYAKGTTDSMYGVRLKFGFRPVLPNGYLLSIVAPSGWALSKLRLMRGDGHEDRLAESADSEFRFVDSVGPEFDEFFQRAAPRYPAIVVRDAAYMTWRYLRHPYKRYHVIYRTVDGKLSSVLVLRVAGRIGHIVDIVWDIGAGDEPDAAIRFARKCLRRAGFTNLYCWCTSTELRRRLARRWFYDLKETHRLTMFASPEILDRVAGGGRIHLVDGDGDFEFL; encoded by the coding sequence ATGAGTATACAGTACCGTAGACTTGATTTCCATGCCGAGGGCCCCCAAGGGCTATTTGATCTGTACGCCGCCACATACGGCAGTTCTCAGCCTCTCGAGCGCCGCTGGCAATGGCAGTACATAAGCCATCCGAGAAGTTCCGAGGTGGTGGTACTGGTGGCCGAGGCGGATGGCAAGCTGGTGGGGACATTGTCGCATTTTCCATCGGACGTCCTGATTGGCGGCGCGCGTTATCCGGGGTTCTTTGCTTCGGATTCCATGGTGCACCCCGAGTACCGACGTCGTGGCATCATGGATACGCTCCTGAAAACCTGCGCCGATACTCTGCCGCTCATGTACGCCAAAGGGACCACCGACAGCATGTACGGCGTTCGGCTGAAATTCGGTTTCCGTCCAGTTTTGCCTAACGGCTACCTGCTCAGTATTGTCGCCCCGTCCGGGTGGGCCCTTTCCAAGCTCCGGCTGATGCGCGGCGACGGTCACGAAGACCGGCTTGCCGAATCGGCGGATTCCGAGTTTCGCTTTGTCGATTCTGTCGGTCCGGAATTTGACGAGTTCTTTCAACGGGCAGCCCCGCGATATCCGGCGATAGTCGTTCGCGACGCTGCTTACATGACGTGGCGATATCTGCGCCATCCGTACAAACGATACCATGTCATCTACCGGACGGTCGACGGCAAACTGTCGTCGGTTCTGGTGCTGCGAGTGGCGGGACGGATTGGCCATATCGTGGATATCGTGTGGGATATCGGCGCCGGCGATGAACCGGACGCCGCGATACGCTTTGCCAGGAAATGCCTCAGACGAGCCGGCTTCACCAATTTGTATTGCTGGTGCACGTCGACAGAACTGCGGCGGCGATTGGCCCGCCGTTGGTTCTACGATCTCAAGGAGACTCATCGCCTCACGATGTTCGCCTCGCCCGAGATACTGGACAGGGTCGCAGGAGGGGGGCGGATTCACCTGGTGGACGGGGACGGTGACTTCGAATTCCTGTAA
- a CDS encoding GNAT family N-acetyltransferase, with the protein MYSIRVFRDIAAFNELAREWDGLLARCRRQPLFLTFDWLSVWLGVYLNRQPLLLLAVYREDKLVGLGPFYVQTRRHYGMVPLRELRILGSGEACPDHLDLLLDEGHAFEAAAAIWRYLWGPLTREWDVIRLDAMDAGSTALAIFRKQAGEEPRCAVAEIADITSCPYILLPNDAQTFMASLGSKTRYNVGKSRRMLEAKGNLHFEQCTRTDDLPRFMGTLVDLHQRAWQARGLPGSFASPSFRRFHELISERYFPKGQVGLFVLYLDETPLAATYGFDHRGVHYGYVMGMSTTVDPKVSMGHVVMAYMVEALTARGCREFDMLRGDEPYKYHWTSEERRDVTLQFFRSSNRSLFYLAVRSARKFARAVVKKMQSRPVDRTPTK; encoded by the coding sequence GTGTACAGTATTCGGGTTTTTCGGGATATTGCCGCGTTCAACGAGCTCGCGCGTGAATGGGACGGCTTGTTGGCGCGATGTCGACGTCAGCCCCTTTTCCTGACCTTCGATTGGTTATCTGTCTGGCTCGGCGTCTATCTCAACCGGCAGCCCTTGCTGCTGCTGGCAGTATACCGGGAGGACAAACTGGTGGGTCTTGGCCCGTTTTACGTGCAGACACGCCGTCACTACGGCATGGTACCGCTGCGCGAATTGCGGATACTGGGGAGCGGCGAGGCCTGCCCGGACCATTTGGACCTGCTGCTTGACGAAGGACACGCTTTCGAGGCGGCTGCGGCTATCTGGCGATATCTCTGGGGTCCGCTGACGAGAGAGTGGGATGTAATTCGGCTCGACGCCATGGATGCCGGTTCGACCGCGCTGGCCATTTTCCGGAAACAGGCAGGGGAGGAACCGAGATGCGCTGTAGCCGAAATTGCGGACATCACCTCTTGTCCGTACATCCTTCTGCCGAACGACGCTCAGACGTTCATGGCGAGTTTGGGAAGCAAAACCCGCTATAACGTGGGCAAGAGCCGACGAATGCTGGAGGCCAAAGGAAACCTCCATTTCGAACAATGCACCCGCACCGACGATCTGCCGCGCTTCATGGGGACGTTGGTGGATCTGCATCAACGGGCGTGGCAGGCACGCGGGCTCCCGGGGAGTTTTGCCAGCCCATCGTTTCGCCGTTTTCATGAGCTGATCTCCGAACGGTATTTCCCCAAAGGACAGGTGGGGCTATTTGTGCTGTATCTGGATGAGACCCCCCTGGCAGCCACCTACGGCTTTGACCATCGCGGGGTACACTATGGGTATGTCATGGGGATGAGCACGACGGTCGATCCCAAAGTGAGCATGGGGCATGTGGTGATGGCGTATATGGTTGAGGCATTAACCGCGCGCGGATGTCGGGAGTTTGATATGCTCAGAGGAGACGAGCCGTACAAGTACCACTGGACTAGTGAAGAACGGCGCGACGTGACTCTGCAGTTCTTTCGCAGCAGCAACAGGTCCCTCTTCTATCTGGCGGTCCGCTCCGCGCGAAAATTCGCGCGGGCTGTAGTGAAGAAGATGCAGAGCAGGCCGGTCGACAGGACACCGACCAAATAG